CTCTTTTGCAGGGATTCTTTGGAGATAGGTCCTGTCCTAAACAGATTCACAACGGGAAGCCTGGATAGGGGCGAAGTGGGTGACAGGGAGCTGGGTCGGGCTCCGCCAAGTGCATCAATATACTCGGTTCTGGAACACCATGTCGTATCAGGCCAGTTCGGTTTTGAGAATACCGTCAAAGAGTAGACGTTTTCGTTGGCTGGCAGTGCAGGCTCGCAGAAGAAGTGATGAATCCGGGCTTGTTCGGGCGGTAGGTCGGCCAGAGTCAACATCTCCCTGGATGGGCTTTCCAAGTGACCCTCTTCTATTGCCATGATTCGCGAAAATACGGCATGATAGAGAAATGCATCGTATAAGCATTCTCGCCTGGAACTAGCAAGAAGCAAATCCAACCCCTTTCGGCGGAGATGGGGCCACCTGCATTTCCACGCCACCAGATGAAGCGGCGAGATGATACCCATCTCAAAATGAAAGGTAGCCGATGCTTGATCATCTTTATGCCGCGCTATTAGCGCCTCGACAAGTCGGATGATTTCCTCGTATGCTGTTTTATGGGAATCCCATGCTGTCTCGTCGGATGCAAGGCCGACTGAGAGACCAATAGCTGTGCTCTGCCACATAACGCGTACAAGATCAGCGGcgccttgatcttggtcaCTCCACAGGGGCCCTTTTCGTtggacaagatcatcgaATCTCATTTTCCAGCATTCAAGCGCGGTGCTGAGGCCTGCTGCCTTGACGCTAACCTCAAGGGCCGGAGCATCCTCCTGGCCGAGTCTTACGGCTGCTGTAATGATGTCGATAAGGCCGACCCGCGATTCTGACAGTTCTTGGAACGGCTCCCCAAATATGGGACAGCTATTGAAGTCGACTGGGTTGAGATACAAGTCAACGGGGGAGCCAAACTCTGCGACACAAAGACTGAGTGTGCATAGGACAGGGGCCAGATGGGTTTCCACAAAGGAGAGCTCAAAGCTCCGGTAATTCTGGCCCCAGGAACTGACTGGTTGGCCAGACTTTTCTCGCCACATCTTGAGCAGGCCAATACCGCTGGCGACGTGAGCGGCCGCTGCCTTGGGGTCGCCCAAAAGACATTCGAAGCAGGTGAAGACGATGCTGGCCATAGCTATCAAAGGCATCGAGGTCGGATCAGAAGCTCGTTTCAGTACAGTGCCAATGTATCGATTATATGATTGAATCGCGAACTTGATGTTGTCCCTCGGCTGTGCGGTGGTCGTCTTAGGGGAACTATGCTCCTCGTGAAGGGTTGCCAAGGCGATGGTGGCATGTCTAATTGCTGGCTCCGTCAGGCTAAACTGTAGGACAGTATTCCAGAAGGATCGACCAAAGAATCCAGAAAGCTCCGGGACAGTCTTTTGGTAGAAGAACTCCTGTGCCCTGCCCTCTTTGGATGCGAGCTTCCCAGGCTTAGCTGGTACTACTGGGCCCGgagcaggagctggaggtgaTGCATATCCGTCGCATTTTCTCCCAGCACGCGTACACCTGATTGCAATTAGCTTCGGTTATCGTATTTTTGGCTGAGAATCTTACCGGAGACACGCAGGCTTGGACTCATCGCACTTGATTCTCCTGATTCTAACCATCCGGTTAGCGGCCAGGGGGTCACTACACAAGATCTGGAACTCCCTACTTGCACGTGATGCATCCTGTGCGGACTTTTTTCTTGCTCGTACGCGTGGGCTTTACAATATTCTCTCCCATGGCAAAGGATCTGTCAATCTTGGCTGTTTGAAGAGGACGTTCATCACGTGCGTCAAGCCGCCAGCCAAGCACTTAACGCGCCTGGAAGGATTGTATCGGCTGGGGCATGTAGCAAGCGGTTTCGGTGCTCGGAAAGAGGGAACCTATCAGAAATGTCTCTTCAACGATATTCATGCAACTGTTATTCGGCTTGATTATGAAGACGCTTGTTTCGACGAGTCAGATTGACCATAACATGAAAGGGAGAGTTTATCACACGTCGAGGGGCAAGCAAGTCGCGAAACTGGTATGATGCTTAGTCATGCCACCAAGTCATGTGCACCCTCCGCCACGAAACGGCatcagctaccctagacgGTGTCCAAATTTGCCATCTACCCAGAGGCCTAAATCGAACAGTTGAGAAGCAGTTTCTTTGTTGCTCTCTCGTGAGCTTTGAAGACTTATTTTCAATGCTCAAAGCGTCTAATAGGTGTTCCTACATTGTGTAAACTTGGTGACGGTTCCAAAAGACACCATTAGC
This region of Fusarium keratoplasticum isolate Fu6.1 chromosome 7, whole genome shotgun sequence genomic DNA includes:
- a CDS encoding Zn(2)-C6 fungal-type domain-containing protein, which produces MGENIVKPTRTSKKKVRTGCITCKIRRIKCDESKPACLRCTRAGRKCDGYASPPAPAPGPVVPAKPGKLASKEGRAQEFFYQKTVPELSGFFGRSFWNTVLQFSLTEPAIRHATIALATLHEEHSSPKTTTAQPRDNIKFAIQSYNRYIGTVLKRASDPTSMPLIAMASIVFTCFECLLGDPKAAAAHVASGIGLLKMWREKSGQPVSSWGQNYRSFELSFVETHLAPVLCTLSLCVAEFGSPVDLYLNPVDFNSCPIFGEPFQELSESRVGLIDIITAAVRLGQEDAPALEVSVKAAGLSTALECWKMRFDDLVQRKGPLWSDQDQGAADLVRVMWQSTAIGLSVGLASDETAWDSHKTAYEEIIRLVEALIARHKDDQASATFHFEMGIISPLHLVAWKCRWPHLRRKGLDLLLASSRRECLYDAFLYHAVFSRIMAIEEGHLESPSREMLTLADLPPEQARIHHFFCEPALPANENVYSLTVFSKPNWPDTTWCSRTEYIDALGGARPSSLSPTSPLSRLPVVNLFRTGPISKESLQKREPQVVV